A genomic region of Hippoglossus hippoglossus isolate fHipHip1 chromosome 8, fHipHip1.pri, whole genome shotgun sequence contains the following coding sequences:
- the LOC117766122 gene encoding integrin alpha-3-like isoform X1 yields the protein MLLSSSQVCVSMALGDYAFLAVYISVCVTFNLDTSFPLLKTGGDGSLFGLSVALHQDLKTDTYLLLVGAPREKAEPDVLANRTGGVYSCPISMDQSDCSRMKLIHPDVNPSEDLIEDMWLGVSVASQVRPGGRVLACGHRFVKLYGPLEVRQMIGRCYLLGNDLQFNESDMNWQKPDQPCSHLGDVRAEVMCNAGISASITQTEVIVGSPGSYEWQGNVHVSWMNPVDVFDSKQSFFPNMKLRNIYIGYSVAQARCLLSEDDVTIVTGAPKDSKDDARGSVLLVVKQNNELVVQQTLRGEQTGSYFGNAVATTDLNNDGWNDLLVGAPFYFHREQEAGGAVYVYMNSGGGFNSGPSVVLRGPAQSAFGMTVAAAGDLNQDGFQDFAVGAPFSETGSVMIWTGSSEGVSTEPSQVIRGSSVAPRFRTFGFSLSAGVDVDGNKYPDLVVGSLDDTVALLRTRPVIHLNKTLRISPDIVDPDICDFCIEVEVCFSYIFSTGEKNDRDNITVHFAVAADVTSLKPRLRFHENRQSTYSGYLTMPKTRCDSLRVGLLSPIRDKLQPLVFSLNVSLYEKPPKKRSVFQDLKLLPVLSHTPQPIRTQIHIQKACGSDNRCHSNLQMTAQFTDENQKPLSMKKNKQVLNYNSGINRLFLEVNVSNTPSQGRQAEDAHNAILNISIPPSLIYSGIRTKAVKADVTAAECSVHHTVLQCELGNPFKSNHKVQLFIIFQTSDISLETTEIQTLLQLSTLSEQHLSPVSVSMLVEYSLQTSLTLISSPGPASFSGHVIGESATKKTEDVGSLLLFTFQVHVNGKPLGHQGNLEVEFNWPSVLSNGKWLLYLTEIRVHGTSEPRCNPPDDIINPLNLVLPMEKRKGRGLEEEMRGRGLEEEAEEKRGRGQEEEKKKSDKSPPILHLHQQKRKSYTLDCVHGAKCVTFVCPLINMKNSATLSVRARIWNSTMIEDYSDARSVLVRGRATLKLRTNKHTINIGSQSTEIEVHIYPDLGQQVDSSAPLLIIGVSMVAGVLLLALICLVLWKCGFFRRASTRELYEAKSQTAHVKRPESEHERLSKEL from the exons ATGCTGTTGTCGTCCTCTCAGGTGTGTGTCTCCATGGCGTTGGGTGATTATGCGTTTCTGGCTGtttatatcagtgtgtgtgtgacgtttAACCTCGACACGTCGTTCCCGCTGCTGAAGACGGGCGGAGATGGGAGTCTGTTTGGTCTGTCTGTCGCCCTGCACCAAGACCTGAAGACAGACACCTACCT GCTATTGGTTGGAGCTCCTAGGGAGAAGGCGGAGCCTGATGTTCTAGCTAATCGGACAGGAGGAGTATACAGCTGCCCGATCTCCATGGACCAATCAGACTGCAGCAGGATGAAGCTCATACATCCTG ATGTGAACCCATCTGAGGACCTGATTGAAGACATGTGGCTCGGTGTCTCAGTAGCCAGTCAGGTCCGACCTGGCGGGAGGGTCCTG GCATGTGGTCATCGCTTTGTTAAACTCTATGGACCATTAGAAGTCAGGCAGATGATTGGCCGATGTTATCTCCTTGGAAACGACCTGCAGTTCAACGAGAGTGACATGAACTGGCAGAAGCCCGACCAGCCCTGCAG tcaccTTGGTGATGTCAGAGCTGAGGTCATGTGTAATGCTGGGATTTCAGCTTCCATCACTCAGACCGAGGTCATTGTAGGGTCACCTGGAAGCTACGAATGGCAAG gtaacGTACACGTGTCCTGGATGAATCCCGTCGACGTCTTTGATTCTAAACAAAGTTTCTTCCCGAACATGAAGCTCAGGAACATTTATAtcg gatACTCGGTTGCTCAGGCTCGTTGTCTTCTCTCTGAAGATGATGTTACCATAGTAACAG GAGCTCCTAAGGACAGTAAAGACGACGCTCGTGGCTCAGTGCTGTTGGTGGTGAAACAGAACAATGAACTGGTCGTTCAGCAGACGCTCCGCGGTGAACAGACGGGCTCTTACTTTGGTAACGCCGTGGCAACAACCGACCTCAACAACGACGG GTGGAATGACCTGCTGGTGGGCGCTCCTTTTTACTTCCATCGCGAGCAGGAGGCGGGCGGGGCAGTTTATGTCTACATGAACTCAGGAGGAGGGTTTAACTCTGGACCCAGTGTGGTGCTGAGAGGACCGGCCCAATCTGCGTTCGGTATGACTGTCGCTGCTGCAGGAGACTTGAACCAAGATGGCTTCCAGG ATTTTGCCGTTGGAGCTCCGTTctctgaaacaggaagtgtgatgATCTGGACCGGGAGTAGTGAGGGGGTTTCTACAGAACCGAgccag GTGATCAGGGGCAGCAGTGTCGCGCCTCGGTTCAGGACGTTCGggttctctctgtctgcaggtgtAGATGTTGATGGGAACAAATATCCAGACCTGGTGGTTGGTTCTCTGGACGACACTGTCGCTCTGCTCAG AACTCGTCCTGTCATCCACCTCAATAAAACGCTCAGAATTTCTCCGGACATCGTCGACCCCGACATCTGCGACTTCTG cattgAGGTTGAGGTGTGTTTCTCCTACATCTTCAGCACTGGAGAGAAGAATGACAGAGACAACATCA CCGTTCACTTCGCTGTGGCTGCTGATGTCACCAGCCTGAAGCCTCGCCTCCGTTTCCACGAGAACAGGCAGAGCACGTACTCTGGTTACCTGACAATGCCGAAGACGCGATGTGATTCCCTGAGAGTCGGGCTGCTG AGTCCGATTCGAGACAAACTACAACCTCTGGTCTTCTCACTGAACGTATCTTTGTACGAGAAGCCTCCCAAGAAAAGAAGTGTCTTTCAGGATCTGAAGCTCCTCCCAGTGCTGAGCCACACCCCACAACCCATCCGAACCCAG ATACATATCCAGAAGGCCTGTGGTTCTGATAACCGTTGCCATAGTAACTTGCAGATGACGGCCCAGTTCACAGACGAGAACCAGAAACCCCTCAGCAT gaagaagaacaaacaaGTGTTGAACTACAACTCCGGCATTAACAGATTGTTTTTGGAGGTTAATGTCAGCAACACACCGTCACAGGGCCGACAAGCAGAGGACGCTCACAACGCCATTTTGAACATCAGCATCCCACCATCACTCATATACTCCGGAATTCGAACAAAGGCAGTGAAG GCTGACGTCACAGCAGCGGAATGTTCTGTCCATCACACGGTTCTTCAGTGTGAGCTGGGGAACCCGTTCAAGAGCAACCACAAG GTTCAGTTGTTCATCATATTTCAAACGTCTGACATCAGTTTGGAAACAACAGAAATTcagactctgctgcagctgtcaac TCTCAGTGAACAACAtctgtctcctgtctctgtctccatgttGGTGGAATATTCGCTGCAGACGTCCCTCACACT AATCAGTTCACCAGGCCCCGCCTCCTTCAGTGGTCATGTGATCGGTGAATCGGCCACAAAGAAGACAGAGGACGTCGGCAGTTTGCTGCTCTTCACCTTCCAG GTGCACGTCAACGGGAAGCCACTGGGTCACCAAGGCAACCTGGAGGTGGAGTTTAATTGGCCGAGTGTGCTGTCCAATGGGAAGTGGCTGTTGTACCTCACAGAGATCCGAGTGCACGGCACATCAGAGCCTCGCTGCAATCCGCccgatgacatcatcaaccCTCTCAACCTTGtg ctgccaatggagaagaggaaggggaggggtctggaggaggagatgagggggCGGGGTCTggaggaagaggcggaggagaagagggggaggggtcaggaggaagagaagaaaaagagtgaTAAATCTCCACCCATCCTCCACCTGCATCAACAGAAGAGAAAGTCATACACACTG GACTGTGTTCATGGAGCCAAATGTGTGACGTTTGTTTGTCCGTTAATCAACATGAAAAACTCAGCAACCCTGAGCGTGAGAGCCAGAATCTGGAACTCAACCATGATCGAG gattacAGCGATGCCAGGAGTGTGTTGGTTCGAGGCCGGGCGACCCTGAAGCTGCGGACTAACAAACACACCATCAACATAGGGTCTCAAAGCACTGAG attGAGGTCCACATTTACCCAGACCTGGGGCAACAGGTGGACTCCAGCGCCCCCTTGTTGATCATTGGGGTGTCCATGGTGGCTGGAGTATTACTGCTGGCTCTGATCTGCCTGGTGCTCTGGAAG TGTGGGTTCTTCAGGAGAGCCAGCACCAGAGAGCTGTACGAGGCAAAGTCGCAGACGGCTCACGTGAAGAGGCCGGAGTCTGAGCACGAGAGGCTGAGCAAGGAGCTCTGA